In the genome of Candidatus Binatia bacterium, the window CCAGTCGTACTTGAAGCCCGCCGCCTCGACCGCCAGCGCGACGTCGACCTCGCGGATGAACCGCGTGTGCTCGTCCTCGCCGGGCGGCACGTGCATCTGGGAAAAGATTCCGAACTCCATGGCTCGACCCTCCCTCGGCTGGTGATTTCCGAATTACCATTCGGAAAATCGACTTGTCAATCAATTTCGCTATGCTAAGATTTCGTCGATTCGAATGGCTTCTCGGACGACGAGACGCACCCCGCCACGCGACGCGCGCTCGGGCGCGGCGGTGGCGCGCGCCGCGAGCCCGCGCGCGGCGGCGCGCGCGGCGCGCGAGTCGGTCTACCGCGAGCACATCCTCGCGGCCGGCGAGAAGGTCTTCGCCGAGCAGGACTTCGAGTCGGCGAAGGTGCAGGACATCTCGCGCCTCGCCGAACTCTCGATGGGCTCGATCTACGCGCTCTTTCCGAGCAAGGAGCACATCTACGCGTCGATCATCGAGAAGCGCGGCAACGAGCTGTTCGCGCTCGTGCAGGACATCGTCGCACAGGACCGCGAGCCGCTCGACGCGCTCGAGGCGCTGGCGACGGCGTACATCGACTACTTCTACACGCACACCGATTTCCTGCGCATGAACCTGCGCACCGGCGCGGCCTGGGCGCTGCGCATGACCTACCCCGGAACGCGCGCCGCGCTCGCCGACACGATCCACGGCCTGCAGGCGCAGATCTTCGCGCGCGGCGTCGCGTCGGGCGTCTTCATCGACGAGGACCCGGCCTACCTCGCCGTGCTGTTCAGCGGCATCGACCAGATCCACCTCGCGCACTGGGTCGCGAACGGCATGAAGGACTCGCGCGAGGAGCTGCGCGACCGCCTGCTGCGCGTCGTGCGCAAGACCTTCCTGCGCTGAGCGCAGGGCGTCGGCACGGACCGAACGATCGCGGTCTCGACCGCGTTGACAGTTCGCTGGGGGCTCGCCATCATCGCTCCTTCCACCCCATGCGGATCCATCTGATCTCGCCGACGCACTACCTGCCCGACGGAAGCCTGGCGAAGACGACGCGCTACTGGACGAGCGGCATCACGCTGCCGTACCTGAAGGCGCTCACGCCGTCGCGGCACCAGGTGACGTTCACCGACGAGCTGATGCACGACCTCGACATTGCGCGGGTCGAGCGCGAGGCCGACGTCGTCGGCTTGACGGCGATGGGCCCTCAGATCCGCCGCGCCTACGAGCTCGCCGACCACTTCCGCGAGCGCGGCAAGAAGGTCGTGCTCGGCGGCACCTGGGTGACGCTCACCGCCGAGGACTCGCTGCGCCACGCCGACGCCGTGGTCGCAGGCGAGGCGGAGTACGTCTGGGAGCGCGTCCTCGACGACCTCGAGAGCGGACGCAGCGCCGGCATCTACCGCGCCGACCGCTGGCACGACCTGCGCGGGCTCCCGCAGATCGACTACTGGTCGCTGCCGCTGCTCAAGCCCGAAGCGTTCCGCAAGAGCTGGCTCTACCGGATGTACTTCTTCTGGCCGATCCAGTTCTCGCGCGGCTGCCCGCACCCCTGCGAGTACTGCGCGGTGCAGACGTACTACGCGCGCACCTACCGCACGCGCCCGCTCGACGAGTTCATCGACGAGGTCGATCGCATGCGCGCGATCGGCGCGCGCCGCTTTCTCTTCCTCGACGACAATCCCATCGCCAACCCCGAGAAGGCGAAGGAGATGTTCCGCGCGCTCATCCCGAAGAAGATCCAGTGGGTGAGCCAGGCGACGATCAACGTCGCGCGCGACCCGGAGCTGCTCGATCTCGTCGCGCGCTCGGGCGCGCGCGTGCTGTCGATCGGCTTCGAGAGCCTCAACGAGGAGAGCCTCGCGTCGGTCGGGAAGAACTTCAACAAGCCGAGCCGCTACGCCGAGGACATCGCGAAGCTGCGCGCGCGCGGCATCCAGGTGATCGCGCTCGTCATGGTCGGCCTCGACGGCGACACCCCCGAGACCTTCGCCGCGACGCTGCGCTGGCTCGACGAGAACAAGATCAGCTTCCTCAAGCTGTTCACGCCGGCGCCCTACCCCGGCACCAAGTTCCACGCCGACATGAAGGCCGCCGGGCGCATCCTCAACGACGACTGGGGTCGCTACGACTACGGCAGCCCGAACGTCGCGCCGAAGAACATGTCGGCGCGCGAGATGATCGACGGCTTCAACGCCGTCTACTCGGGCTTCTACTCGGTGCGCAGCATGCTGCGCCGCTTCGTCCCGCCGCCGCGCAAGAACCTGCTCGAGAGCCTGGCGATGATCGTCGCCAACCTGAAGGTCCACGCCTACCTGCGGCGCAACCCGGAAGCCTGGGGGACGATTAGCTGACGCCCCCGCGCGCTGCGTCGCCGAGCGCGGCGCGCTCCGCTCACGACACGCCGCTCGCGACCTCGAGCGCGTCGTCCGACGCGATCGCGATGCGGTCGCGGCCGGCGGTCTTCGCGCGGTAGAGCGCGCGGTCGGCGGCGAGCAGCAGCGCCTTGCCGGAGTCGGCGTGCTGCGGGAAGACGGCGACGCCGAGCGACAGCGTCACCGGCGTCAGCGTGCGCTCCTGGTGGCGCACGACGATGCGCTTCGCCGCCTCGCGCAGGCTCTCGGCGCGCTGCTGCGCGTCGGCGAGCGACGCCTCGGGCAAGATGATGACGAACTCCTCGCCGCCGTAACGACAGGCGAGATCCTCGCCGCGGATCGAATTCTGCAGCCTGGCGCCGAGCTCGCACAGCAGCGCGTCGCCCGCGTCGTGGCCGAAGGCGTCGTTGAACTCCTTGAAGTGGTCGATGTCGAGCATCAGCAGCGCGAGCGGCGCCTTGCGACGCGTGGCGCGCTGCAGCTCGCGGTCGAGCGACTCCTCCATGTAGCGGCGGTTGAAGAGGTTGGTGAGCGGGTCGCGGATCGACTGGCTGCGCAGGGTCTCGCGCAGGCGGAGGTTCGCGAGCGCGAGCCCGACCTCGTCGGCGAGCGTGCGCAGCAAGCGCTGCACGGCGGCGCCGCGCTCCTTGATCGACGGCAGGTCGAGCCGGACGTGCAGCACGCCGAGCGCCTCGCCCTGGGCGACGAGCGGCAGGCAGACGTACGAGCCGACGCTCGGGTCGACGTGCGCGCAGCGGAGCCCGAGGCGGTGGCTCTCGAGCACGTGCGACTGGCCGCGGCGCAGCGCCCAGCACGTCTCGGGCGTGAAGCTCTCCTCGGGCGGCGGCGGATCGCCCCAGCGCGTGGCGGCGAACGCCAGGTTGCGCGACGAGTTCAAGAGGTAGAGCACGCCGCTGCTGCCCGGCAGCAGACGCTCGAACGACTGCGCGATGATGCTCCCCGCTTCCGACTCGTCGGCGCACGCCTGCAGCAGACCGCTCAGCTCGCCGAGCAGCGAGATCTCGTCGTTGCGCCGCGCGAGCTCCTCGACCGACGCGCGCAGGCTCTCGTTGGTCTCGCGCAGCTCGAGCTCGGCGCGCTTCGCCGCGGTGACGTCGCGGCACACCGCGACCGCGCCGAGCGCGTCGCCGCTCGCCGACGTGAGCGATCGCGCCGAGATGCTGAGCCAGACGGGCTCGGAGCGGCCCTCCGCACGCGTGACGCATTCGAAGGAGTCGACCGACTCGCCGCGCACCGCGCGCCCGATCGGCGTCTCCTCCGGCGCGAGCGGCGTCTGCGCGTCGCCGCAGCACAGCGTCAGCGCGCGCGCCGCACCGCTCGCCGCGCGCCCGAACAAGCGCTCCGCAGCCGGGTTCATCGCGATCACGTTGCCGGTCGGGTCGGCGACGACGACGGCGTCGGCCATGCTCGTCAGGATTCCTTCCGCGAGCGCGTGGCTCTTGCGCAGCTCGTGGTGGGTGCGGCGGTGCGCCCCGGCCTCGCGCGCGAGCAGGAAGAACACGGCCAGGATCAAGAGGGCGCTGACGATCGTCCCGCCGATCACCGCGCCGTTCGCAAACCGCGCCTTGCCCTCGGAGAGCGCCGTGCGGACGGCGAGCACCGCCTGCTGCCGCGTGCGCATCTCGGCGACCAGCGAGCGGATGGCGTCCATCTTGGCCTTGCCGCCCTGGGTGCGGACGGCCTCGGCCGCGGCTTCGAAGCCGTGCGTGCGCCGCAGCCCGACGATCTGACGCGAGCTCGAGACGAGCTGCTCGACGAGCAGCTCGAGGTCGTCGAGGTGCTCGCGCACCCACTCGTCGTCGACCAGCACGTCGAGACGCGAGAGGTCGCGGCCGACGCGGTGGATCGCGTCGTTCATCGGCTCGAGGTAGGTCTCCTCGCCGGTGATGACGTAGCCACGCTGCCCGGCCTCGACGTCGGCGACGTCGCTCTGCAGGGCGTCGAGCGCCTGCAAGAATTCGTGTGCGTCCGCGACCTGGTGGCCGCTGTGGATCAGGTCGGCGCTGCTACGCAGCGAGATCACCCCGACCGCGGCGACGATCGCCAGGGCCAGCGCGACCAGGGCAAAGAGCCTTCGCGTGAGCGACATGACGGGGCGCGGGCGCACGAGCGCCCACATCCCCGTCATCGGCGCTGCTTCGCAGAAACCTTAGCGTTTGCCGAACCGGCTACTGGAGCACCCGGAACGACTCGCGGGCGAAGTCGAGCGGTCCGTCGGGGAACAGACCGAAGAAGATCGTGCCGACGGTCGCGAGCAGCAGGCAGGCGATCAGGAAGGGCGCCGGCTGGACCGTCACCGCCTTCTCGGGCTCGCGCATGAACATCTCGATGATCAGGCGCAGGTAGTAGTACGCCGACACGGCGCTGTTCAGCACCATGATCACCGCGAGCCAGATGTAGCCGGCGTCGACGATCGCCTCGATCAAGTAGAGCTTGCCGACGAAGCCGACGAGCGGCGGGATGCCGGTCAGCGACAGCATGAACAACGCCATCGCCGCGGCGACCAGCGGGTGGCGCTGCGCGAGGCCCGCGTAGTCGGAGAACTGCTCGTTCGGCTCGCCCTTCGCGCCGAGCGCGGTCACCACGGCGAACGCGCCGAGGTTCATGAAGGCGTACGCGAGCAGGTAGAACAGCACCGCGCCGCCGCCGCGCGGCGTGCCGGCGACGATCGCGGCGAGCAGGTAGCCGGCGTGCGCGATGCTCGAGTACGCGAGCATGCGCTTGACGTTGCTCTGGACGATGGCGACGAAGTTGCCCACCGTCATGGTGAGCACCGACAGCCACCACAGCACCATCGCCCAGTCGGCGTGCAGCGACGAGAACGCGGTGATGAACAGCCGCGCGAAGCCGGCGACCGCCGCGGCCTTGATGCCGACCGCCATCAGCGCGGTCACCGTGGTCGGCGCGCCCTGGTAGACGTCGGGCGCCCAGAAGTGGAACGGCACCGCGCTCACCTTGAAGCCGAGCGCGACGATCAGCAGCGCGACGCCGCCCAGCACGACGACGCGGTTCGCGCTCGGGAGCGCGGCGGCGATCGCCGAGTACGCGGTCGAGCCGGTGACGCCGTAGAACACGGCGATGCCGTAGAGCAGGAAGCCCGTCGCGAACGCGCCGAGCAGGAAGTACTTGAGCGCCGCCTCGCCCGACGCGCGGTCCGTGCGGTGGATGCCGGCCAGCACGTACGCGGCGATCGACATGATCTCGAGGCCGAGGAACAGGACGATGAGGTCGCGCGCCGCGCCCATCACCATCATGCCCGACGCCGCGAACAGCACGAGCGGGTAGAACTCGCGCGCGCGCACGCCGAGGGTCGCGAGGTACGCGGGCGCGGTGAGGATGCTCGCTCCGGCCGCGAGCAGGCAGACGACGTTGGTGAACGCCGCGACGCCGTCGAGCGCGAACGTGCCGTGGAAGGCCGTGTGCGCGTTGTTCCACAGCAGAGCGGTCGCGACGATGCCGCCCACGACGCCGGCCAGCGAGAACCACACCGGACGGTACGGCTCGTCCGAACGGTCGTCGACGAAGGCCTCGACCAGCAGGCCGGCCATCGCCACCACCAGCACGACCAGGACGGGCGCGAGCGCGCGCGCCTCGTCGGCTCCGAAGACGACCTCGATCACCGCAACTCCCCCGTCGCCGTCGCTTGCGTGACGTTGTGCGCGAGCCGCGCGTCGTCATCCTCGCGCACGAGCTGCGCCTCGTCCTCCTCCTGGCCGTCTTCGACGCTCGCCAGCGGACGCTGCTTGTCGCCCATGTGACGGTCGGCGCCGGCGCGCTCGAGGCGCTGCAACAGCACCGCCGCGGTCGGCTCGATGCGATCGAGGAACGGCTTGGGATAGATGCCGATCCAGAAGATCAGCAGGATCACCGGGGCGACGGCCGCGATCTCACGCGCCGACAGGTCCTTCAGCGAGCGGTTCTCCTCGTGCGTCACCGGGCCGAAGATGACCCGCTTGTACATCGTCAGCAGGTAGGCCGCGCCGAGCACCACGCCGAGCGTCGCGATCGCGGCCGCCCACGGGTGCGCGCGATACGCGCCGAGCAGGATCAGGAACTCGCCGACGAAGCCGTTCAGCCCGGGCAGGCCGATCGACGACAGCGTGACGATCAGGAACAGGCTCGAGAAGATCGGCACGACCGCCCACAGGCCGCCGTACTGCGAGATCTGCCGCGTGTGCCGGCGGTCGTAGATGAAGCCGATCAGGATGAAGAGCGCGCCCGTCGACAGACCGTGGTTGACCATCTGCAGGACGCCGCCCGTCATGCCGGTGCGGTTGAAGGCGTAGATGCCGAGCATGACGAAGCCGAGGTGGCTCACCGACGAGTAGGCGACGAGCCGCTTCATGTCGGCCTGCGGCAACGACACCATCGCGCCGTAGATGATCCCCACGACGGCGAGGCCGATGATCCACGGGAACGCGTCTTGCGCGGCGAGCGGAAACATCGGCAGCGCGAAGCGCAGGAAGCCGTAGGCGCCCATCTTCAGCAGCACGCCCGCCAGGTCGACCGAGCCGCCGGTCGGCGCCTCGGTGTGCGCGTCCGGCAGCCAGGTGTGGAAGGGCACCATGGGCACCTTGATCATGAAGGCGATCGCGAACGCCCAGAACAGGAAGGTCTGCTCGGTGTAGCTGAGCTTCGTGTCGTAGAGCGTCAGGATGTCGAAGCTGAGCTGGCCGGTCTTGGCGTGCGTCAAGACCAGATACAGCATCGCGACCAGCATCAGCGCGCTGCCCGCCATCGTGTAGATGACGAACTTGATCGCCGCGTAGCGCCGGCGCGGACCGCCCCAGATCCCGATGACGAACACCATCGGGAAGAGCATCAGCTCCCAGAACATGAAGAACAGGAACAGGTCCGTCGCGACCAGCGCGCCCAGCATGCCGCTCTCGAGCAGCAGCATGAAGAACATGAACTCCTTCACGCGGTGCTGGATGTCGGTCCACGCGGCGAGGATGACGACCGGCGTGAGGAACGTCGTCAGCAGGATCAGCCAGAGCGAGAAGCCGTCGACGCCGACCGAGTAGTTGATGCCGAGGCTCGGCATCCACGGGACGCTCTCGGTGAGCTGCAGCGTGCCGACCGTCGGATCGAACGCGGCCAGCACCAGGAGCGACAGGAAGAACGGGATCAGCGACAGCCAGAACGCCACCTGACGCGGGATGGTGACGGGCTGCGCCGGCAGCGCGCTGATGATCAGCGACGCGATGAACGGCGTAACGACGACGAGCGAGAGCAGCGGCAGCTGGTCCATCACGGCTTCCAAATCTTCAGCGCGTACCGAGCCACCAGTAGACGCCGAAGGTGAAGACGGCGCCGACCAGCATCGCCATCGCGTAGTGCTGCACGTTGCCGTCCTGCAGGCGGCGCCAGACGGACGCGGTCGCGGCGACGGCGCGCCCGCTGCCGTTGACCAGCCCGTCGATCATCATGGCGTCGACGACCTTCCAGAAGAACGTCGAGGTGCGGAAGTACGGACGCACGATCAGCGCGTCGTAGATCTCGTCGACCCAGTACTTGTTCCACAGGAGGACGTAGAGACCGTGCGCGCGCTCGGCGAGACGCGCCGGCAGCTCGGGCGAGCGCAGGTAGAAGAGGTACGCGACCCAGATCCCGAGCACCGCGACGCCGGTCGTGATCACCATCAGGAAGAGCAGCGTGCCGGTCGTGATCTCGTGGTGGCCGAGCGCGTCGGGCGGCGCGAGCGCGGGCTCGAGGTAGTGACCGAACGCGTCGCCCCACAGGAAGCCGTGCGGTAGCCCGATCCAGCCCGCGACGGTCGACAGCACCGCGAGCACGATCAGCGGGATCGTCATCACCGTCGGCGACTCGTGCACGTGCGCCGCCTTCTCGGGCTCGACGCGGCTCTCGCCCTCGAAGGCGAGGAAGTACGCGCGGAACATGTAGAACGAGGTCAGGCCGGCGGCGGCGAAGCCGATGAACCACAGCACGGTGTGACCGCTCGCGAAGGCCGCCTCGAGGATCATGTCCTTCGAGAAGAACGCGGCGAACGGCGGCACGCCGGCGATCGCGAGGCAGGCGACGAGGAACGTCTTGCCCGTGATCGGCAGCTTGCTCTTCAGATCACCCATCTTGTGGACGTCGAGCTCGCCGTGCAGCGCGTGCATCACGCTACCGGCGCCGAGGAAGAGCAGCGCCTTGAAGCAGGCGTGCGTCATGAGGTGGAAGATGCCGGCCGAGAACGCCCCCACCCCGACGCCGAGCACCATGTAGCCGATCTGCGAGACCGTCGAGTACGCGAGGATCTTCTTCAGATCGTTCTGCACGAGCGCCATCGTGGCCGCGAACATCGCGGTGATCGCGCCGATCGTCGCGACCACGTCGAGCGCGATCGGCGCCTGCACGTAGAGCGGCGAGAGACGCGCGATCATGTAGACGCCCGCGGTCACCATGGTCGCGGCGTGGATCAGCGCGGAGACCGGCGTCGGACCCGCCATCGCGTCCGGCAGCCAGACGTAGAGCGGGATCTGCGCCGACTTGCCGGTCGCACCGAACAGCAGCAGCAGGCAGACCGCGGTGACGACCCACGGCGCGACGCGCCCGAGCTCCGGCGCGAGCCGGTTCACGTCCTCGAAGCGCAGCGACGGCGTGCCGAGATCGAACATGCTCCAGAAGAGGACGAACATGCCGATCAGGAACGCGGCGTCGCCGACGCGGTTCACGATCATCGCCTTCTGCCCGGCGTCGGCGTTCGGACGCTCCTGGTACCAGAAGCCGATCAGCAGGTACGAGCAGACGCCCACGCCCTCCCAGCCGACGAACATCACCGGCAGCGTGTCGGCGAGGACGAGCACCAGCATCGAGGCGGTGAACAGGTTCAGGTAGGCGAAGAACCGCGCCTCGTCCGGGTCGTCGTGCATGTAGCCCAGCGAGTAGAGGTGGATCAGGAAGCCGATCCCGGTGATGATCAGGATCATCACGCTGGTCAGCACGTCGACGCGGAACGTGAGGTCGATGCGCAGCGGGCTGACGCCGATCCAGGTGAAGACCTGATCGACCAGCACGCCGCCGGTCGGCAGCGACCAGAGCTTCGCCACCGTGATCACGGCGACGACGAACGCGAGCAGCACGCTGCCCGGTCCGGTGACGTGGACGATGTTGCGGCGTCCGGTGACG includes:
- a CDS encoding diguanylate cyclase, which translates into the protein MTGMWALVRPRPVMSLTRRLFALVALALAIVAAVGVISLRSSADLIHSGHQVADAHEFLQALDALQSDVADVEAGQRGYVITGEETYLEPMNDAIHRVGRDLSRLDVLVDDEWVREHLDDLELLVEQLVSSSRQIVGLRRTHGFEAAAEAVRTQGGKAKMDAIRSLVAEMRTRQQAVLAVRTALSEGKARFANGAVIGGTIVSALLILAVFFLLAREAGAHRRTHHELRKSHALAEGILTSMADAVVVADPTGNVIAMNPAAERLFGRAASGAARALTLCCGDAQTPLAPEETPIGRAVRGESVDSFECVTRAEGRSEPVWLSISARSLTSASGDALGAVAVCRDVTAAKRAELELRETNESLRASVEELARRNDEISLLGELSGLLQACADESEAGSIIAQSFERLLPGSSGVLYLLNSSRNLAFAATRWGDPPPPEESFTPETCWALRRGQSHVLESHRLGLRCAHVDPSVGSYVCLPLVAQGEALGVLHVRLDLPSIKERGAAVQRLLRTLADEVGLALANLRLRETLRSQSIRDPLTNLFNRRYMEESLDRELQRATRRKAPLALLMLDIDHFKEFNDAFGHDAGDALLCELGARLQNSIRGEDLACRYGGEEFVIILPEASLADAQQRAESLREAAKRIVVRHQERTLTPVTLSLGVAVFPQHADSGKALLLAADRALYRAKTAGRDRIAIASDDALEVASGVS
- a CDS encoding NADH-quinone oxidoreductase subunit M — protein: MDQLPLLSLVVVTPFIASLIISALPAQPVTIPRQVAFWLSLIPFFLSLLVLAAFDPTVGTLQLTESVPWMPSLGINYSVGVDGFSLWLILLTTFLTPVVILAAWTDIQHRVKEFMFFMLLLESGMLGALVATDLFLFFMFWELMLFPMVFVIGIWGGPRRRYAAIKFVIYTMAGSALMLVAMLYLVLTHAKTGQLSFDILTLYDTKLSYTEQTFLFWAFAIAFMIKVPMVPFHTWLPDAHTEAPTGGSVDLAGVLLKMGAYGFLRFALPMFPLAAQDAFPWIIGLAVVGIIYGAMVSLPQADMKRLVAYSSVSHLGFVMLGIYAFNRTGMTGGVLQMVNHGLSTGALFILIGFIYDRRHTRQISQYGGLWAVVPIFSSLFLIVTLSSIGLPGLNGFVGEFLILLGAYRAHPWAAAIATLGVVLGAAYLLTMYKRVIFGPVTHEENRSLKDLSAREIAAVAPVILLIFWIGIYPKPFLDRIEPTAAVLLQRLERAGADRHMGDKQRPLASVEDGQEEDEAQLVREDDDARLAHNVTQATATGELR
- a CDS encoding NADH-quinone oxidoreductase subunit N, producing the protein MIEVVFGADEARALAPVLVVLVVAMAGLLVEAFVDDRSDEPYRPVWFSLAGVVGGIVATALLWNNAHTAFHGTFALDGVAAFTNVVCLLAAGASILTAPAYLATLGVRAREFYPLVLFAASGMMVMGAARDLIVLFLGLEIMSIAAYVLAGIHRTDRASGEAALKYFLLGAFATGFLLYGIAVFYGVTGSTAYSAIAAALPSANRVVVLGGVALLIVALGFKVSAVPFHFWAPDVYQGAPTTVTALMAVGIKAAAVAGFARLFITAFSSLHADWAMVLWWLSVLTMTVGNFVAIVQSNVKRMLAYSSIAHAGYLLAAIVAGTPRGGGAVLFYLLAYAFMNLGAFAVVTALGAKGEPNEQFSDYAGLAQRHPLVAAAMALFMLSLTGIPPLVGFVGKLYLIEAIVDAGYIWLAVIMVLNSAVSAYYYLRLIIEMFMREPEKAVTVQPAPFLIACLLLATVGTIFFGLFPDGPLDFARESFRVLQ
- the nuoL gene encoding NADH-quinone oxidoreductase subunit L, yielding MHPAPDTAAVVATSLLRWIPLLPLIGVACGVFASVTGRRNIVHVTGPGSVLLAFVVAVITVAKLWSLPTGGVLVDQVFTWIGVSPLRIDLTFRVDVLTSVMILIITGIGFLIHLYSLGYMHDDPDEARFFAYLNLFTASMLVLVLADTLPVMFVGWEGVGVCSYLLIGFWYQERPNADAGQKAMIVNRVGDAAFLIGMFVLFWSMFDLGTPSLRFEDVNRLAPELGRVAPWVVTAVCLLLLFGATGKSAQIPLYVWLPDAMAGPTPVSALIHAATMVTAGVYMIARLSPLYVQAPIALDVVATIGAITAMFAATMALVQNDLKKILAYSTVSQIGYMVLGVGVGAFSAGIFHLMTHACFKALLFLGAGSVMHALHGELDVHKMGDLKSKLPITGKTFLVACLAIAGVPPFAAFFSKDMILEAAFASGHTVLWFIGFAAAGLTSFYMFRAYFLAFEGESRVEPEKAAHVHESPTVMTIPLIVLAVLSTVAGWIGLPHGFLWGDAFGHYLEPALAPPDALGHHEITTGTLLFLMVITTGVAVLGIWVAYLFYLRSPELPARLAERAHGLYVLLWNKYWVDEIYDALIVRPYFRTSTFFWKVVDAMMIDGLVNGSGRAVAATASVWRRLQDGNVQHYAMAMLVGAVFTFGVYWWLGTR
- a CDS encoding TetR/AcrR family transcriptional regulator, which gives rise to MARAASPRAAARAARESVYREHILAAGEKVFAEQDFESAKVQDISRLAELSMGSIYALFPSKEHIYASIIEKRGNELFALVQDIVAQDREPLDALEALATAYIDYFYTHTDFLRMNLRTGAAWALRMTYPGTRAALADTIHGLQAQIFARGVASGVFIDEDPAYLAVLFSGIDQIHLAHWVANGMKDSREELRDRLLRVVRKTFLR
- a CDS encoding radical SAM protein, translating into MRIHLISPTHYLPDGSLAKTTRYWTSGITLPYLKALTPSRHQVTFTDELMHDLDIARVEREADVVGLTAMGPQIRRAYELADHFRERGKKVVLGGTWVTLTAEDSLRHADAVVAGEAEYVWERVLDDLESGRSAGIYRADRWHDLRGLPQIDYWSLPLLKPEAFRKSWLYRMYFFWPIQFSRGCPHPCEYCAVQTYYARTYRTRPLDEFIDEVDRMRAIGARRFLFLDDNPIANPEKAKEMFRALIPKKIQWVSQATINVARDPELLDLVARSGARVLSIGFESLNEESLASVGKNFNKPSRYAEDIAKLRARGIQVIALVMVGLDGDTPETFAATLRWLDENKISFLKLFTPAPYPGTKFHADMKAAGRILNDDWGRYDYGSPNVAPKNMSAREMIDGFNAVYSGFYSVRSMLRRFVPPPRKNLLESLAMIVANLKVHAYLRRNPEAWGTIS